One Candidatus Nanopelagicales bacterium DNA window includes the following coding sequences:
- a CDS encoding Rv3235 family protein yields MSTLLDRLPMPRVADMRYEGEQLALPLVWEVAPGITAVPPIPRHLRLVGSDAPSDVTGSDPKALPGGPPVPPPMWVARMARAIAEVASGDRPAQQLSRWVEKRELAVLAARGKAAQLHPSAIHGRNARAAARSLQQVRAIRVCPVAPGVAETSAVLVGEGRGKAVAMRFESANNAWQVTAIALG; encoded by the coding sequence GTGTCGACGTTGTTGGATCGCTTACCCATGCCACGTGTTGCTGACATGCGCTACGAGGGTGAGCAACTCGCATTGCCACTGGTGTGGGAAGTAGCGCCAGGAATCACAGCCGTGCCACCTATTCCTCGGCATCTGCGCTTGGTTGGGTCTGATGCACCCAGCGACGTAACGGGTTCGGATCCCAAAGCACTGCCAGGTGGGCCGCCCGTTCCTCCACCAATGTGGGTGGCACGCATGGCACGAGCAATCGCGGAAGTTGCCTCCGGTGATCGCCCGGCTCAACAACTGTCACGTTGGGTGGAAAAGCGCGAACTCGCTGTGCTTGCAGCGCGAGGCAAGGCAGCACAATTGCATCCCAGCGCCATTCACGGCAGAAATGCGCGAGCTGCAGCTCGTTCCCTTCAACAGGTACGTGCCATACGAGTGTGTCCAGTAGCGCCAGGCGTTGCTGAAACTTCAGCAGTGTTGGTTGGTGAAGGGCGCGGCAAAGCGGTAGCCATGCGTTTTGAGTCAGCCAATAATGCTTGGCAGGTAACCGCGATTGCCTTGGGTTAA
- a CDS encoding helix-turn-helix domain-containing protein encodes MTTSRARFITLADVAEILNISAAQSYALVRNGELAAIKVGGRGQWRIEMSQLDAYIARMYDQTQAFVCEHPFTAEVAFTDE; translated from the coding sequence GTGACTACTTCGCGAGCGCGATTCATTACCTTGGCCGACGTTGCCGAGATCTTGAATATTTCTGCTGCACAAAGCTATGCACTCGTGCGCAATGGTGAGCTTGCGGCCATCAAGGTTGGCGGGCGAGGCCAGTGGCGGATTGAGATGTCGCAACTGGATGCTTACATCGCCCGCATGTATGACCAAACCCAAGCCTTTGTTTGCGAGCATCCGTTTACAGCAGAAGTTGCATTCACCGACGAATAG
- a CDS encoding L,D-transpeptidase, producing the protein MTSPRRTVKISAALIASAAVLGAGVVMVAANSANATNASPAPSTAVATNSTPSATPTAGPTHKPRPASRTKKAKWVPTYPNDLLHAGTKRVVYDKALMTVWLIKADNTVVARYPVVGRWDRPKAGTYHVFSKSTKAFNPNSKVTFNHMVRFTYGPDTKSPIGLHAIPKYYDGTMMHSVKQLGLPIAAGGCVRLSEEAAAAVYKFARVGTLIVVLPSP; encoded by the coding sequence ATGACTTCCCCACGGCGCACGGTCAAAATCAGCGCTGCACTGATTGCTAGCGCTGCAGTGCTCGGCGCAGGCGTCGTGATGGTGGCCGCGAATTCAGCAAATGCCACGAATGCCAGCCCAGCCCCGTCCACAGCCGTTGCGACGAACTCCACACCATCAGCAACGCCAACTGCAGGCCCCACTCATAAGCCGCGGCCTGCGTCGCGCACCAAGAAGGCCAAATGGGTTCCTACATATCCCAATGATTTGCTGCATGCCGGTACCAAGCGAGTTGTCTACGACAAGGCGTTGATGACTGTGTGGCTGATTAAAGCTGACAACACGGTGGTTGCGCGCTACCCCGTCGTTGGTCGTTGGGATCGCCCAAAGGCTGGCACGTACCACGTGTTTTCAAAGAGCACGAAAGCCTTCAATCCAAATTCCAAAGTGACCTTCAATCACATGGTGCGCTTCACGTACGGACCCGACACGAAGTCGCCGATTGGCTTGCATGCAATCCCTAAGTATTACGACGGCACCATGATGCATTCAGTCAAACAATTAGGCTTGCCAATTGCTGCAGGCGGGTGCGTACGGCTTTCAGAAGAAGCTGCCGCAGCTGTCTACAAGTTTGCCAGAGTCGGGACTTTGATTGTTGTGCTTCCTTCCCCTTGA
- a CDS encoding DUF2505 domain-containing protein, giving the protein MATKMNYTQMYEADLATVRAMILDPEYIQARALATGAISVEHSIVAEPNGQVTATITRTLPSEMPAFALAIVGQTLTVTETQIWQPEFLGQCLGDFSVSFSAPLTFVGSAAITTQADHTIVTTEGEFKAAIPFMGGKVENLAKEQTERYLRKEQEFAQTWLREH; this is encoded by the coding sequence ATGGCGACAAAGATGAACTACACGCAAATGTACGAGGCAGACCTTGCTACCGTCCGAGCGATGATCCTTGACCCTGAATACATTCAGGCTCGGGCGCTGGCAACTGGAGCCATCTCGGTTGAACACTCCATCGTCGCTGAACCCAACGGCCAGGTAACAGCAACAATCACACGAACACTTCCCTCAGAAATGCCCGCATTCGCGCTTGCCATTGTGGGTCAAACACTGACCGTCACTGAGACCCAAATATGGCAACCCGAATTCCTAGGTCAATGTCTTGGCGATTTCTCAGTTTCGTTCAGCGCGCCCCTGACCTTTGTCGGTTCGGCAGCAATCACCACGCAAGCAGATCACACGATTGTGACCACCGAAGGTGAGTTCAAGGCTGCGATTCCATTCATGGGCGGCAAGGTAGAAAACCTCGCGAAGGAACAGACTGAGCGCTATCTGCGCAAAGAGCAAGAGTTCGCCCAGACGTGGTTACGCGAGCATTGA
- a CDS encoding NAD-glutamate dehydrogenase, with protein MNDIVTEALASLDSDTDSSQRSLVRHSLKYLSWEDSQGLTPAQFVKHLEHLRAVGDIRQADRAVVDVRELGDAEITVVCVITDDMPFVVDSVISALTLEGKSPRLALHPQLWVRRDAAGQLLEILDADPMGVAPADAQLESWTLVELQRDFVHEDNTRTANHLREVMRDVRVASRDWQAMRSKAVELSQELRNYPNQAWTQLDTREAADFLEWLTDEHFLFLGYQENDLIQLGSGEALLPEPGSGLGILGDAHAGTNTEPVTLSPVAQIHAHDPVPLVLTKANSRSTVHRSAYLDYVSVRKTSPDGTVTGERRFLGLYTGRAYAANVTDIPVLRARIAEVLIALGLAPKSHSARDIGQMIETLPRDELFATNTEQLVEFASTTMHLTEQRKVKTYFRIDDFGRYISAFVFLPKDRYSTDVRIRIQELVQEFYQASSVDFSALVGDESHARLHFIAHVRDEVQSDALDVQALNRSIRLAVRTWTDDFTEIAVARLGSREVSSFLQQFVDAFPESYRSSTPASVGVSDALSIAELESGDIAIEVNSFGNAGQLEVKFIRTGDSVSLSEVLPLLQNFGMTVLDEHPFEIKRKGSSSSWILRFGVQPPILSEGSTSSTDQNLVEAIRAVWFGQAESDSFNALVLSAGLTWSQVAVIRAYSKYVRQIGSAFGQDYIQSVVRAYPHIARMLIELFASQFDPALTIDRDQQRVLRSLELEQAFDDVPILDHDRILRRFLSLILATLRTSVYMPASTNAIPRAFAFKLNSRDIPELPLPAPLVEIWVYSPRVEGVHLRFGRVARGGLRWSDRREDFRTEVLGLVKAQEVKNAVIVPVGAKGGFVPAMLPDPQKDREGWLAAGKAAYQEFISALLDLTDNYRDGQVVNPSNVVSLDQADPYLVVAADKGTATFSDIANAIALERGFWLGDAFASGGSVGYDHKAMGITARGAWVSVQRHFRELGINTQTDPITVVGIGDMSGDVFGNGLMLSDQVRLIAAFDHRDIFIDPNPDASASFRERTRLFALPRSSWADFDSQVISAGGGVFSRSAKSIELSDVACQSLGLVGDRRTFTPHEIIQSILQAPVDLLWNGGIGTYVKAASESSLMVGDKANDAIRIDGSQLRCKVVGEGGNLGFTQLGRIEAALNGVRLNTDAIDNSAGVDTSDHEVNLKILLDTLVRSSSMSEDQRNSVLRSLTNDVAAAVLEDNYGQNVVLGNARAASSTLINVHQRFIRDLERRGLLDRTVEFLPTDEAIEARRLAGIGLTSPELAVLLAYSKIALAADLNAGDIAADPWYESALLSYFPETITNQFRDAVLTHQLRSQIITTVVCNSIVNTGGITFVYRVMEETGASAIETVHAARAALEIFDIPRLISSIDALDNQIPTNAQDALHLELRRLLDRATRWILNSRSSRLAPQSIVETYRPLVEEFAGYVRGHLPSGMVEEVGTRAQALMNVGAPAALAIEVSSALDLFVLLDIAHIAQRSSISPDRVIPVYLAVTEAYGIDPLLTAISALPRDDRWSSLARHALRADLYQATATLTEHVLTMDQGSPALTIASWEGHYGASCDRAKATLIEIASVERPDIATLSVALRVLRTLISQTS; from the coding sequence ATGAATGACATCGTTACTGAAGCACTAGCCAGTCTTGATTCAGATACGGATTCTTCCCAGAGGAGTCTTGTTCGTCATTCATTGAAATATCTATCTTGGGAAGATTCGCAAGGCCTCACTCCTGCGCAATTTGTCAAACACCTCGAGCATCTGCGTGCTGTCGGTGATATCCGTCAAGCAGATCGTGCTGTTGTGGATGTGCGCGAGTTGGGTGATGCGGAAATCACGGTTGTCTGTGTGATTACTGATGACATGCCTTTTGTTGTCGATTCGGTCATTAGTGCGCTCACGTTAGAAGGAAAGAGCCCACGACTTGCTCTCCATCCCCAATTGTGGGTTCGACGCGATGCAGCCGGGCAGCTCCTTGAAATTCTCGATGCCGACCCAATGGGTGTGGCTCCAGCTGATGCACAACTTGAATCCTGGACTCTCGTAGAACTACAGCGCGATTTCGTACACGAAGACAACACGCGAACAGCGAATCATTTGCGAGAGGTAATGCGTGATGTCCGTGTCGCATCGCGTGACTGGCAGGCAATGCGAAGTAAGGCTGTGGAGCTGTCGCAGGAATTGCGCAACTACCCAAACCAGGCATGGACGCAGCTGGATACTCGTGAGGCAGCAGATTTTCTTGAGTGGCTGACCGACGAACATTTCCTTTTTCTGGGCTATCAAGAAAATGATCTGATCCAACTCGGCTCAGGTGAAGCCTTACTACCTGAACCAGGTAGTGGATTGGGCATTCTTGGCGATGCTCACGCTGGCACGAACACTGAACCAGTCACGTTATCTCCGGTGGCTCAAATTCACGCGCATGACCCTGTTCCGCTGGTGCTCACCAAAGCAAACTCGCGTTCAACAGTGCATCGATCTGCCTATTTAGATTACGTCAGCGTGCGCAAAACATCTCCCGATGGAACTGTTACAGGGGAACGCCGATTCCTTGGCCTGTACACCGGCCGTGCATACGCCGCAAACGTCACTGATATTCCAGTGTTACGCGCTCGCATCGCTGAAGTGCTCATTGCACTTGGATTAGCGCCCAAATCACACAGTGCTCGCGATATTGGGCAGATGATTGAGACGCTCCCACGCGATGAACTGTTTGCGACAAACACTGAACAACTTGTTGAGTTTGCCTCAACCACGATGCATCTCACCGAGCAACGCAAAGTTAAAACTTATTTTCGGATCGATGATTTTGGTCGCTACATTTCTGCCTTCGTATTCTTACCCAAGGATCGATACAGCACGGATGTGCGAATCCGAATCCAAGAATTAGTACAGGAGTTCTATCAGGCGTCCTCTGTAGATTTTTCGGCCCTCGTTGGAGATGAGTCGCATGCGCGACTGCATTTCATTGCGCATGTGCGCGATGAAGTTCAGTCAGATGCACTGGATGTGCAGGCCCTTAATCGTTCGATAAGACTTGCTGTGCGCACGTGGACAGATGACTTCACTGAGATTGCGGTGGCAAGGCTTGGCTCCCGCGAAGTCTCATCGTTTCTTCAGCAGTTTGTTGACGCATTTCCTGAAAGCTACCGATCAAGCACGCCTGCATCCGTTGGAGTATCGGATGCATTGTCGATAGCTGAACTTGAGTCTGGCGACATTGCGATTGAAGTCAATAGTTTTGGCAATGCTGGCCAACTTGAAGTGAAGTTCATTCGCACAGGTGATTCGGTTTCCCTGTCGGAAGTGTTGCCACTATTACAAAATTTTGGCATGACAGTTCTTGATGAGCATCCCTTCGAAATCAAGCGCAAGGGCTCGAGTTCAAGTTGGATCTTGCGCTTTGGTGTGCAGCCTCCGATTTTGAGTGAAGGATCAACCTCAAGTACTGACCAGAATTTGGTTGAAGCGATTCGAGCTGTCTGGTTTGGCCAGGCGGAATCAGATTCATTCAATGCCTTGGTGCTATCAGCCGGCCTCACCTGGTCTCAAGTTGCTGTGATCCGGGCATATTCAAAATACGTGCGTCAAATCGGTTCAGCCTTTGGTCAGGATTACATTCAAAGTGTGGTGCGCGCATATCCACACATTGCTCGCATGCTCATCGAGCTCTTTGCATCGCAATTTGATCCGGCATTGACCATCGACCGAGATCAACAGCGCGTACTTCGTAGTCTTGAGTTAGAACAAGCTTTTGATGATGTACCGATTCTTGATCACGACCGCATTCTGCGAAGGTTTCTCTCACTGATTTTGGCCACGTTACGCACTTCTGTGTATATGCCAGCATCAACCAATGCCATTCCTCGTGCTTTTGCATTCAAACTCAACTCACGTGACATTCCTGAATTGCCATTGCCTGCCCCGCTCGTAGAGATTTGGGTGTATTCGCCTCGGGTAGAAGGAGTACACCTTCGGTTTGGTCGGGTTGCTCGCGGAGGGTTGCGATGGAGCGATCGGCGTGAGGATTTTCGAACTGAAGTGCTCGGATTAGTCAAGGCACAAGAGGTCAAGAATGCAGTGATCGTTCCTGTCGGTGCCAAGGGTGGGTTCGTTCCTGCAATGCTGCCCGATCCTCAAAAAGATCGCGAGGGATGGCTTGCTGCCGGCAAGGCTGCCTATCAGGAGTTCATTTCTGCGCTTCTTGACCTTACGGATAACTATCGCGATGGACAGGTGGTGAACCCGAGCAATGTGGTGAGTTTGGACCAAGCAGACCCATATCTTGTTGTTGCAGCTGATAAGGGAACCGCAACATTCTCAGATATTGCCAATGCCATCGCGTTGGAACGCGGTTTTTGGCTTGGTGATGCCTTTGCAAGTGGTGGATCTGTGGGTTATGACCACAAGGCCATGGGCATTACTGCACGTGGAGCCTGGGTATCTGTGCAACGTCATTTCCGTGAACTGGGAATCAATACGCAAACGGATCCAATCACGGTGGTGGGCATCGGTGACATGAGCGGCGATGTATTCGGCAATGGATTAATGCTCAGTGACCAAGTGCGACTCATCGCTGCGTTCGATCACCGCGATATCTTCATTGACCCAAATCCGGATGCATCCGCGTCATTTCGTGAACGCACCCGGTTGTTTGCTCTTCCACGATCGAGTTGGGCAGATTTTGACAGTCAAGTGATCTCCGCTGGGGGAGGAGTCTTCTCACGTAGCGCAAAGTCCATTGAACTGTCTGATGTTGCTTGTCAATCACTTGGATTGGTAGGCGATCGTCGCACGTTTACTCCTCATGAAATTATTCAAAGCATTCTTCAAGCGCCCGTAGATCTCTTGTGGAACGGCGGTATTGGCACCTATGTAAAGGCTGCATCGGAATCCAGTCTCATGGTTGGCGATAAAGCCAATGATGCGATCCGCATCGATGGCTCGCAGCTTCGATGCAAGGTTGTAGGCGAAGGCGGTAACTTAGGTTTCACACAGTTAGGGCGTATAGAAGCGGCATTGAATGGTGTTCGCCTCAACACCGATGCAATTGATAACTCTGCCGGTGTGGACACTTCGGACCACGAAGTGAATCTTAAAATCTTGCTGGACACATTAGTTCGATCATCCTCGATGAGCGAGGATCAGCGAAATAGTGTGCTGCGTTCACTGACGAATGATGTTGCGGCTGCAGTTCTTGAAGATAACTACGGGCAAAATGTTGTGCTGGGCAATGCTCGGGCGGCTTCAAGCACTCTCATCAATGTTCATCAGCGCTTTATTCGCGATCTTGAACGACGAGGGCTACTTGATCGCACAGTTGAATTTCTGCCAACTGACGAAGCTATTGAAGCTCGACGCCTTGCCGGTATTGGGTTGACCTCACCTGAACTTGCAGTGTTGTTGGCATATTCGAAAATTGCATTAGCGGCGGATTTGAATGCTGGAGATATTGCTGCAGACCCTTGGTATGAGTCTGCATTACTTTCTTATTTTCCCGAAACTATCACCAACCAGTTCCGCGATGCCGTGTTGACTCATCAATTACGTAGCCAAATCATCACTACTGTGGTGTGCAACTCAATCGTGAACACCGGTGGAATCACGTTCGTGTATCGCGTGATGGAAGAAACTGGGGCGTCAGCAATTGAGACAGTTCATGCTGCGCGTGCAGCTTTGGAAATCTTCGACATCCCACGGTTGATCTCCAGCATCGATGCGCTCGACAATCAGATTCCAACCAACGCACAGGATGCCTTGCATTTAGAACTGCGCCGACTTCTTGATCGCGCTACCCGTTGGATCCTCAATTCACGCAGCAGTCGTTTAGCGCCTCAGAGCATTGTCGAAACCTATCGACCTTTGGTGGAGGAATTTGCCGGGTACGTGCGCGGACACCTGCCATCGGGGATGGTGGAAGAGGTGGGCACACGTGCCCAAGCACTGATGAACGTCGGTGCTCCTGCAGCATTAGCAATTGAAGTGAGTTCGGCACTGGATTTATTCGTATTGCTCGACATCGCACATATTGCGCAACGCAGCTCCATCAGTCCTGACCGAGTGATTCCCGTGTACTTGGCAGTCACTGAGGCCTACGGAATTGATCCGTTGCTGACGGCAATATCAGCGCTTCCTCGTGATGATCGTTGGTCGTCCTTGGCTCGACATGCCTTGCGGGCCGATCTTTATCAAGCGACTGCGACCTTGACCGAGCACGTCTTAACCATGGATCAAGGATCGCCGGCACTCACGATTGCATCGTGGGAGGGGCATTACGGCGCGAGCTGCGATCGGGCAAAGGCCACGCTGATTGAAATCGCTTCTGTGGAGCGACCAGATATCGCCACGTTATCTGTGGCGCTTCGGGTATTGCGTACCTTGATAAGTCAGACCTCATAA
- the moeZ gene encoding adenylyltransferase/sulfurtransferase MoeZ, translating to MSLPPLVDANVDLSVDEVRRYSRHLIIPDVGMAGQKRLKNAKVLCVGAGGLGSPSLMYLAAAGVGTLGIVEFDVVDESNLQRQIIHGQSDIGRSKAESARDSVKEINPLVTVNLHEERLDSSNVMELFAQYDLIVDGTDNFATRYLVNDACVLLEKPYVWGSIYRFDGQASVFWAEHGPCYRCLYPEPPPPGMVPSCAEGGVLGVLCASIGSIQVTEAIKLITGIGETLLGKLMIYDALEMSYRKVKIRKDPNCAICGDNPTVTELIDYEAFCGAISDEAAEAAMDSTISVKDLKGMLDARERGEADFVLIDVREPGEYEIVSIPGSILIPKGAFLDGSALSELPTDKQIVLHCKLGGRSAECLAVVKGAGFSDAVHVGGGVLAWVNQIEPDKPSY from the coding sequence GTGAGCCTGCCGCCCCTGGTGGATGCCAATGTCGATCTCAGCGTCGACGAAGTGCGTCGCTACAGCCGCCACTTGATCATTCCCGATGTCGGCATGGCCGGCCAGAAGCGTTTAAAGAATGCCAAGGTGCTGTGTGTTGGTGCAGGTGGTCTTGGTTCACCCTCACTGATGTATTTGGCAGCCGCGGGCGTGGGCACTTTGGGCATCGTCGAATTCGACGTGGTCGATGAATCCAACCTGCAGCGCCAGATCATTCACGGTCAAAGCGATATCGGGCGCTCGAAGGCTGAAAGCGCTCGCGACTCCGTTAAGGAAATTAATCCTCTGGTCACCGTGAACTTGCACGAAGAGCGTCTTGATTCATCTAACGTGATGGAGCTGTTCGCTCAATACGACCTCATCGTTGATGGCACTGACAACTTTGCAACGCGTTATCTGGTCAACGACGCATGTGTACTGCTGGAAAAGCCATACGTATGGGGCTCGATCTACCGCTTCGATGGCCAAGCCTCCGTGTTCTGGGCCGAACATGGTCCTTGCTACCGCTGCTTGTACCCAGAGCCACCTCCACCAGGCATGGTTCCTTCATGCGCTGAAGGCGGCGTGCTTGGCGTGCTGTGTGCATCCATTGGTTCGATCCAGGTCACTGAAGCAATCAAGTTGATCACTGGCATTGGCGAAACCCTGCTCGGTAAATTGATGATTTACGACGCACTTGAGATGAGCTACCGCAAGGTGAAGATCCGCAAGGATCCAAACTGCGCAATCTGTGGCGACAACCCAACGGTCACTGAACTCATCGACTACGAAGCCTTCTGTGGTGCGATTTCTGACGAAGCTGCTGAAGCCGCAATGGATTCCACGATTTCAGTGAAAGATCTCAAAGGCATGCTGGATGCGCGCGAACGCGGTGAAGCTGACTTCGTGTTAATTGATGTGCGCGAACCAGGTGAATATGAAATCGTTTCGATTCCAGGTTCAATTCTGATTCCTAAGGGTGCATTCCTTGATGGTTCAGCACTGTCAGAGTTGCCGACAGACAAGCAGATCGTGCTGCATTGCAAGCTTGGCGGTCGGTCGGCTGAATGTCTTGCAGTGGTGAAGGGCGCAGGGTTCTCTGACGCCGTTCACGTCGGTGGCGGCGTGCTTGCTTGGGTCAATCAGATTGAGCCAGACAAACCTTCGTACTAA
- a CDS encoding CDGSH iron-sulfur domain-containing protein, which produces MTDATNVTVTVCENGPYEVVGEVDLLDANGELIRQTTKTFLCRCGHSAKKPYCDGSHKKFDFQDAGLAPQ; this is translated from the coding sequence ATGACTGATGCAACCAACGTCACCGTCACGGTGTGCGAAAACGGACCATACGAAGTAGTGGGCGAAGTTGACCTTCTTGATGCCAACGGCGAGCTCATACGCCAGACCACAAAAACCTTCCTGTGCCGCTGTGGGCATTCGGCAAAGAAGCCGTATTGCGATGGCTCACATAAGAAGTTTGATTTCCAAGATGCCGGCTTAGCACCCCAATAA
- a CDS encoding NIL domain-containing protein codes for MTTHRHLQLTFGPETVTEPIVYTMVKQHQVIPNIRRANIEQHVGWMILDLEGEASDLDAATEYLKGLGIEVSSAEGDIVAG; via the coding sequence ATGACGACTCATCGCCACTTGCAGCTCACCTTTGGTCCAGAAACCGTGACCGAACCAATCGTCTACACGATGGTCAAGCAGCATCAGGTGATTCCCAACATTCGTCGGGCCAATATTGAGCAGCATGTGGGCTGGATGATTCTTGATCTTGAAGGTGAAGCGTCAGATCTCGATGCCGCCACCGAGTACCTCAAGGGTTTGGGTATTGAAGTTTCTTCAGCCGAAGGTGACATTGTTGCCGGCTAA